The following is a genomic window from Chania multitudinisentens RB-25.
AGCGCCACCGTAACTCCAGCCACATCCGCTTCTGGCAGCAGTTAAAACCCGGTTATGACTACTTCGCCAAACACCGCCAGCCCCCTACGGTCGGGGTGGCTAACGGTCAATACGTCCTAACTCAGCCTGTTACCGGCAGTGGTCAGCCAACGCAATATGCGTCAACGCTTGACGCTAACTCGCTCTCCCAAAGCAAGCCGCTCACCGTAGTAAAATAAGCCAAACTCGCCTGGCGCAATTTTGTGCCAGGTTTCATTGCCCGTTAGCGGTTGAGTCGCAATGACCGTGACCACGTCATCCGGCGTGGTTTGCCGCTGAAAATCAATCTCGACATCCTGATCCAGCAACGTGGCTTTACCAAAGGGCGCACGCCGGGTGATCCAGTAAAGATTGGTTGAACAATAAGCCATAACGAAGCGCCCGTCCGACAACAGCATATTGAATACCCCCTTCTGCCGCAGTTGGCCGGCAAGCGAGGCGATATAACGGAACACCGCAGGCCAGTTACTGGGCGTGCGCGGGTATTTCAGCGCCAGTTGATGCAGCAGCCAGCAGAAAGCATACTCGCTGTCTGTCTGCCCTACTGGGCGAAAATTGCCAGTAGGTAATTGGCGATATCCTTTAAGTTGGCCGTTATGAGCATACGTCCAGTTGCGCCCCCACAGCTCACGGGTAAACGGATGCGTATTTTCCAGCGCCACTTCACCACGGTTAGCCTGGCGAATATGAGAAACCACCGCGCAGGACTTGATCGGGTATTCCTGCACCAAACGGGCGATCGGTGAATTGAAACTCGGCTTAGGATCTTTGAATGTACGGCAGCCATTCCCTTCATAGAAGGTAATGCCCCAGCCATCTTTATGTGGCCCTGTACCGCCACCGCGCTGAACCAGCCCGGTAAAACTAAAGCAGATATCGGTTGGCACGTTTGCACTCATCCCGAGCAGTTCACACATCGAAAGCCACTCCTTAACCACACTGACTCACTATGTACCAGGCAACCAGGAGCGCCCGACATGTGAGTTCCACCACCGGTTCATTAAGGGTTCATCGGCTGAACCCCGTTTAAACCCATCAGGCTTTGACCATCTCTTTTTCAATTAGCTGAATCAAGATATGGATGGCCTTAATATGGATTTCCTGAATACGATCAGCATAGCCAAAGTGCGGAACACGGATTTCCACATCGGCTGAACCGGCCATTTTACCACCGTCTTTGCCCGTCAGAGTGATCACTTTCATCCCTTTGGCACGTGCCGCCTCAATGGCCTTGATAATATTGCCAGAATTACCCGAAGTCGAAATGCCTAACAGCACATCTCCTTCCCTGCCAACCGCTTCTACATAGCGTGAGAAAACATAGTCGTAGCCAAAATCGTTACCGACGCAGGAAAGATGGCTAACATCAGAGATCGCGATAGCTGGGTAACCAGGGCGATTTTCACGATAACGCCCGGTTAATTCTTCTGCGAAATGCATGGCATCACAGTGAGAGCCCCCGTTACCGCAGGAAATCACTTTACCACCCGCTTTAAAAGCATCGGCCAGTAAAACCGCCGCACATTGGATGGCATCGATATTGGCATCATCACTGAGGAATTTTGCCAACGTATCAGCCGCTTCATTCAGTTCACTGCGAATTAAATCATGGTACATAGAGATAGCCTCTTTTTTGCTTTGGCATCGTCAATCTTTCGCTTATACCCTTATTACTTGAAACCACAGCGTTATTGGCTGTAACTCCAAGCATTTTGGGTATAGCAGTGTACCGGATCGAAGAAAAACCGAGAAGTACTGTGAAAAAAACAGCATATGTGTTGAGCTAGAAAAAAGGTTTTTAGCCGTGGGTGCTGTCAGTTTGTGACACGAGTTGTAATTAAAGTGTAAATATATTGATAAAACCCCACGTGTAGACTACAACCAATATATACCCACAAACAGGTCAGACCTCTTACTACCTTGGAGCTTCTTATGATGGTTCTCAGTATCGTTGTTTTACTCGCACTTATTGGTGTGGTGTTTTATCACCGAGTAAACTTGGTATTCAGTAGTGCCATTCTGCTGGTTTACACGGCAGCCTTGGGGGCTATTGGCCTGTGGAGCTATTGGATGTTGCTGCCGTTCTTGCTCCTCCTGCTACCGCTGAATATCACTTCATTGCGCCGTTCGCTATTTTCTGCACCGGCTTTAGGCGCCTTTCGCCAAGTCATGCCCCCAATGTCCACCACGGAAAAAGAAGCAATCGATGCCGGAACCACTTGGTGGGAAGGTGATCTATTCCGTGGCCAACCAGACTGGAACAAGCTGCACAACTACCCTCAACCCAAGTTGACGGATGAAGAGCAGGCATTTATTGATGGCCCGGTAGAAGAAGCCTGCCGCATGGCGAATGACTTCCAGATTACGCACGAACTGGCCGATTTGCCGCCAGAATTGTGGGCTTATCTGAAAGAACACCGCTTCTTCGCGATGATCATCAAGAAAGAGTATGGCGGTTTGGAATTTTCCCCCTATGCACAAGCTCGTGTGTTGCAAAAGCTGGCGGGTGTCTCCGGTATTCTAGCTATCACCGTTGGCGTCCCTAACTCCCTCGGCCCAGGCGAATTGCTGCAACACTATGGTACTGAAGAACAGAAAAATCACTACCTGCCGGGCTTGGCGCGCGGCGACGAAATCCCTTGTTTTGCACTGACCAGCCCTGAGGCTGGCTCCGATGCCGGGGCCATTCCAGATATCGGCACCGTCTGCATGGGCGAATGGCAGGGCCAACAAGTACTGGGCATGCGCCTGACCTGGAACAAGCGCTACATCACTCTGGCCCCCATTGCCACCGTACTCGGCCTGGCATTCAAGCTGCATGACCCGGATCATCTGCTGAGCGATAACGCCTCTCCCGGCATTACCTGCGCCCTGATCCCAACCAATACGCCCGGGGTAGAAATCGGTAACCGCCATTTCCCGCTCAACGTACCGTTCCAGAATGGCCCTACCTGCGGCAACGACGTGTTCGTGCCCATTGATTACATCATCGGCGGGCCAAAAATGGCAGGCCAGGGCTGGCGTATGCTGGTTGAGTGCCTGTCTGTCGGGCGTGGAATCACTCTGCCTTCCAACTCTACTGGCAGCCTGAAGTCCATTGCAATGGCAACCGGTGCCTACGCCCACATCCGCCGTCAGTTCAAAATCTCTATCGGTAAGATGGAAGGGATCGAAGAACCGCTGGCGCGCATTGCCGGTAACACCTATGTGATGGACGCCGCCGCTTCGCTGATTACCTATGCGCTAATGCAGGGCGAAAAACCGGCGGTACTGTCAGCCATCGTTAAATACCACTGCACCCACCGTGGTCAGCAAGCCATTATTGATGCGATGGATATCACCGGGGGTAAAGGCATTATGCTGGGCGAGTCTAACTTCTTGGCTCGTGCCTACCAAGGGGCGCCTATCGCCATTACCGTGGAAGGGGCCAATATTCTGACCCGGACCATGATGATCTTCGGCCAGGGGGCAATCCGCTGCCATCCTTACGTCTTGGCTGAAATGGCGGCAGCACAAAATAACGATTTACCTGCGTTCGATAAAGCGCTGTTCGGCCATTTAGGCCACGTCGGCAGCAATAAAATACGCAGCCTGTGGCTTGGCCTGACCAACGGCCGCACCAGTAGCAGCCCGACCAAAGATGCAACCCGCCGCTACTATCAGCAACTGAACCGTCTAAGCGCCAACCTGGCTCTACTGTCTGACGTTTCCATGGGCGTGCTAGGTGGCAGCCTGAAACGCCGTGAACGTATCTCTGCCCGCTTAGGGGATGTACTCAGCCAGATGTATCTGGCCTCAGCGGCACTGAAACGCTATGAAGA
Proteins encoded in this region:
- a CDS encoding class II glutamine amidotransferase, yielding MCELLGMSANVPTDICFSFTGLVQRGGGTGPHKDGWGITFYEGNGCRTFKDPKPSFNSPIARLVQEYPIKSCAVVSHIRQANRGEVALENTHPFTRELWGRNWTYAHNGQLKGYRQLPTGNFRPVGQTDSEYAFCWLLHQLALKYPRTPSNWPAVFRYIASLAGQLRQKGVFNMLLSDGRFVMAYCSTNLYWITRRAPFGKATLLDQDVEIDFQRQTTPDDVVTVIATQPLTGNETWHKIAPGEFGLFYYGERLALGERVSVKR
- the lpcA gene encoding D-sedoheptulose 7-phosphate isomerase — its product is MYHDLIRSELNEAADTLAKFLSDDANIDAIQCAAVLLADAFKAGGKVISCGNGGSHCDAMHFAEELTGRYRENRPGYPAIAISDVSHLSCVGNDFGYDYVFSRYVEAVGREGDVLLGISTSGNSGNIIKAIEAARAKGMKVITLTGKDGGKMAGSADVEIRVPHFGYADRIQEIHIKAIHILIQLIEKEMVKA
- the fadE gene encoding acyl-CoA dehydrogenase FadE, whose protein sequence is MMVLSIVVLLALIGVVFYHRVNLVFSSAILLVYTAALGAIGLWSYWMLLPFLLLLLPLNITSLRRSLFSAPALGAFRQVMPPMSTTEKEAIDAGTTWWEGDLFRGQPDWNKLHNYPQPKLTDEEQAFIDGPVEEACRMANDFQITHELADLPPELWAYLKEHRFFAMIIKKEYGGLEFSPYAQARVLQKLAGVSGILAITVGVPNSLGPGELLQHYGTEEQKNHYLPGLARGDEIPCFALTSPEAGSDAGAIPDIGTVCMGEWQGQQVLGMRLTWNKRYITLAPIATVLGLAFKLHDPDHLLSDNASPGITCALIPTNTPGVEIGNRHFPLNVPFQNGPTCGNDVFVPIDYIIGGPKMAGQGWRMLVECLSVGRGITLPSNSTGSLKSIAMATGAYAHIRRQFKISIGKMEGIEEPLARIAGNTYVMDAAASLITYALMQGEKPAVLSAIVKYHCTHRGQQAIIDAMDITGGKGIMLGESNFLARAYQGAPIAITVEGANILTRTMMIFGQGAIRCHPYVLAEMAAAQNNDLPAFDKALFGHLGHVGSNKIRSLWLGLTNGRTSSSPTKDATRRYYQQLNRLSANLALLSDVSMGVLGGSLKRRERISARLGDVLSQMYLASAALKRYEDEGRHQEDLPLVHWGVQDSLNQAEQALDDLLRNFPNRFIAGAMRLVIFPLGRVQHAPSDRLDHQLAQIIQQPSATRSRIGRGQYLTPSEHNPIGLLEAALADVMAAEPIHQRLSKQAGKELPFTRLDRLAQRALDEGKINADEAKILVKAEESRLRSINVDDFAPEALAAQKPEKPVKKEKRQQQTEAA